A genomic stretch from Physeter macrocephalus isolate SW-GA chromosome 12, ASM283717v5, whole genome shotgun sequence includes:
- the TTC32 gene encoding tetratricopeptide repeat protein 32, which produces MEEQQGQENLATLALAQAHFQKGEYAEAETLYSAYVQQYACAASEGEAPGSKCSPEDLATAYNNRGQIKYFRVDFYEAMDDYTSAIEVQPNFEVPYYNRGLILYRLGYFDDALEDFKKVLDLNPGFQDAILSLKQTILDKKEKQRRNY; this is translated from the exons ATGGAAGAGCAGCAAGGGCAAGAAAACCTCGCGACCCTAGCGCTTGCCCAAGCTCATTTCCAGAAGGGCGAGTACGCAGAGGCCGAAACGCTGTACTCCGCTTACGTTCAGCAGTACGCCTGTGCAGCCTCCGAGGGAGAGGCGCCCGGGAG CAAATGCAGCCCTGAGGATTTGGCTACTGcatataacaacagggggcaaaTCAAGTACTTCAGGGTGGATTTTTATGAAGCCATGGATGACTACACATCTGCCATAGAAGTCCAACCCAATTTTGAAGTTCCATATTACAACAGAGGGTTGATATTATACAGGCTGG GATACTTTGATGATGCCTTGGAAGATTTCAAGAAAGTATTAGACTTAAATCCTGGATTTCAAGATGCTATTTTGAGCTTAAAACAGACTATTctagacaaaaaagaaaagcaaagaagaaattattga